A single window of Lonchura striata isolate bLonStr1 chromosome 20, bLonStr1.mat, whole genome shotgun sequence DNA harbors:
- the RBBP6 gene encoding E3 ubiquitin-protein ligase RBBP6, whose translation MTVLLSRALGVPWLQATTPRGHNALGGCPVLVAAPWLCPGCPGQHSEAEVPQPPQPGQGWDCRAMSSVHYKFSSKLSYDVVTFRGPSISVGDLKRQIMARERLKVANCDLQILKAETSEEYSDDAQIPKNVSVIVKRVPARAM comes from the exons ATGACAGTCCTCTtgagcagagctctgggggTTCCATGGCTCCAGGCCACCACACCACGAGGTCACAATGCTCTGGGTGGGTGCCCAGTGCTTGTGGCAGCGCCGTGGCTTtgtcctggctgccctgggcagcacagcGAGGCAGAGGTGCCCCAGCCACCCCAGCCAGGTCAGGGCTGGGACTGTAGAGCCATGTCCAGTGTCCACTACAAGTTCTCCTCCAAGCTGAGCTACGATGTGGTCACATTTCGTGGCCCCAGCATCTCTGTGGGTGACCTCAAGCGTCAGATCATGGCCCGCGAGAGGCTGAAGGTGGCCAACTGCGACCTGCAGATCCTCAAAGCTGAGACCAGTGAAG AATACTCTGATGATGCACAGATCCCAAAGAATGTCTCTGTGATTGTGAAGAGAGTCCCAGCTCGAGCTATGTGA